From the Mammaliicoccus sciuri genome, the window TGTTTAGTTCAAATATTTGGGTTCACATCACTCTTGGCTTTATTCTACACTTAAGCCAAGACTCAGAAGAGCTATTCACTTAACTAAGCCGTCACAACGCACACCTCTCATCCACAAAACAAAAATCCACCAACAAATGCGAAGTTTGTTGGTGGATTCTATTAATTATGATTTAAAAGTGTTTCTCAATTGCTGCTGTTCATCTTTGAGTTGTAATAATTTTATTTTTAAGTCTTGTTCTAAGCTTTGCAATTCTTGTTCTGCTTGCTGACGTTTGCGTGTGCCGTCTTCTTGTATGCGTAATGTTTCTTGAATTGTATCTACTATATTAGTTTGAGTGGTCTTCAATGTTTCGATATCAACGATGCCTCGTTCATTTTCTTCAGCTGTTCTAATTGCATTCTGTTTCAACATTTCAGAGTTCTTCAGCAATAATTCATTAGTTGTATCTGTTACTTTTTTCTGAGCTTCTGACGCGCCTTGTTGTCTTAAAAGTGTTAACGCGATTGCCATTTGGTTCTTCCATAATGGGATACTTGTTAAAATTGAACTTTGAATTTTTTCTGCTAAAGTTTGGTTAATATTTTGTATCATTCTAATTTGTGGAGCAGATTGTAATGTGATTTGTCTAGAAAGTTGTAAATCATAAATTCTTTTTTCTAGTCGATTAATATATTGTTGTAAATCTGCCAGTTCTTGTACATCCATTTGGTTATTAGATGCTTTAACTTTTTGTTCTAATTCTACAAGATTATGTTGTTTCAACT encodes:
- a CDS encoding toxic anion resistance protein, whose translation is MTETNKNLFDDLIDDPFKDSSEALTPQTSEITEQQTPSDVTSTYEKTFSDEDQRKIDEIAKQIKPLDNDGLLLYGQQAQNKLSQFSHQMLTQVQSKDVGPIGNSLRNLMNKLKEINPDELQKQNQSRLKRIFRRAERSVNEMFSKYQSVGAQVDRISVELQKSQNMLMKDVGLLDQLYEENKAYFDALNIYIAAAEKKRDELKQHNLVELEQKVKASNNQMDVQELADLQQYINRLEKRIYDLQLSRQITLQSAPQIRMIQNINQTLAEKIQSSILTSIPLWKNQMAIALTLLRQQGASEAQKKVTDTTNELLLKNSEMLKQNAIRTAEENERGIVDIETLKTTQTNIVDTIQETLRIQEDGTRKRQQAEQELQSLEQDLKIKLLQLKDEQQQLRNTFKS